From the genome of Papaver somniferum cultivar HN1 chromosome 2, ASM357369v1, whole genome shotgun sequence, one region includes:
- the LOC113348866 gene encoding uncharacterized protein LOC113348866, translating to MATATMATAAGAAMLLYYVLSKRLSPKDDEEDDNNDHHGDLSKLNRSVRRKILRRPAQAPATWFETMGTLSETLRFTYSETLGKWPIGDLAFGINYLMRRQGNLHVASVYAGSSSVQLKGPEIIAELVYFLRLLTLCMLFSKKPFPVFLESGGYSQEDVLLQEPKAGLLKPAFTILCDRSSRVFLLLIRGTHSIKDTLTAVTGAVVPFHHSVIHEGGISNLVLGYAHCGMVAAARWIAKLSTPILLKALDEHPDYKIKVVGHSLGGGTAALLTYILRERKEFSSSTCVTFAPAACMTWDLAESGKHFITTIVNGSDLVPTFSTASIDDLRSEVTASSWLNDLRDQVEQTRILNVVYRSASALGSRLPSIATAKARVAGAGALLRPVSSSTQIVMKRAQNVAQAVVRTRSSFSAWSCMGARRRSVGPFSNVNDEADKPDQASQLTSRNRTSVDTQGTMSVGDSEVDELGYGCSRGVPRHSDTEEEGELISVDHVSTSAVEDMTAGELWYELEKELQRQGGEDEVNVQEVREEEEAAAKEITEEENTLLGNVGVVETKTSGASAFDASSEVQPFYPPGRIMHIVSVPVETRRNSTSSSSSSDEDDDDNNPITANIEERVGIYETPRQLYSKLRLSRTMINDHFMPMYRKMMEQLISELEKDEDYCTHTM from the exons ATGGCGACAGCAACAATGGCTACAGCTGCAGGAGCAGCAATGCTTTTATATTATGTATTAAGTAAAAGATTATCACCtaaagatgatgaagaggatgataaTAATGATCATCATGGAGATTTATCAAAATTAAATAGGTCTGTTAGGAGGAAGATATTAAGAAGACCTGCACAAGCACCTGCTACTTGGTTTGAAACTATGGGAACGTTATCTGAAACACTTAGGTTTACTTATTCTGAAACCCTAGGAAAATGGCCTATTGGGGATTTAGCTTTTGGTATAAATTATCTCATGAGACGtcag GGTAATTTGCATGTTGCAAGTGTTTATGCTGGGAGTAGTTCTGTTCAGCTTAAAGGTCCTGAGATTATAGCGGAGTTGGTGTATTTTCTGAGGCTGTTGACTCTTTGCATGCTTTTCTCGAAGAAGCCTTTCCCAGTGTTTTTAGAATCTGGGGGGTATTCTCAAGAGGATGTTCTCCTTCAAGAGCCTAAAGCAGGG CTTTTGAAGCCTGCTTTCACGATTTTGTGTGATAGAAGTTCAAGAGTTTTCCTCTTATTGATTCGGGGGACTCATAGTATTAAAGACACGCTTACAGCGGTAACTGGGGCTGTAGTCCCATTTCATCATTCAGTTATACATGAAGGTGGTATTAGTAATTTAGTTTTAGGGTATGCACATTGTGGGATGGTTGCTGCAGCTCGGTGGATTGCAAAACTCAGTACCCCAATCCTTTTAAAGGCACTTGACGAACATCCAGATTACAAAATTAAG GTTGTTGGGCATTCATTGGGTGGAGGTACTGCTGCACTCCTGACATATATTCTTCGAGAACGAAAGGAGTTCTCTTCGAGCACCTGTGTAACATTTGCTCCTG CTGCTTGTATGACATGGGATTTAGCAGAATCAGGCAAACACTTCATTACTACTATTGTCAATGGCTCTGACCTGGTTCCCACTTTTTCAACTGCTTCCATCGATGATCTTCGTTCAGAG GTCACAGCATCATCTTGGTTAAATGACCTGCGAGATCAAGTTGAGCAGACGAGAATCTTGAATGTTGTTTATCGTTCGGCTTCTGCTCTTGGATCTCGTCTACCATCTATAGCTACAGCAAAGGCAAGGGTTGCTGGTGCAGGTGCTCTTCTGCGACCAGTTTCCAGCAGTACTCAG ATTGTAATGAAGAGGGCACAGAATGTTGCTCAGGCAGTTGTCAGGACCCGTTCATCTTTCTCAGCATGGTCTTGCATGGGTGCCCGTCGCCGTAGTGTGGGTCCATTTTCAAATGTTAATGATGAAGCTGACAAGCCTGATCAAGCCTCTCAATTAACATCTCGTAATCGAACCTCTGTTGACACTCAAGGGACCATGTCGGTTGGAGATTCAGAGGTAGATGAACTAGGTTATGGCTGCTCGAGAGGTGTTCCAAGGCACAGTGATACAGAGGAAGAAGGGGAACTAATCTCGGTTGATCACGTCAGTACGTCAGCAGTTGAAGACATGACTGCAGGTGAATTGTGGTATGAACTAGAGAAAGAGCTTCAAAGGCAAGGGGGTGAAGATGAAGTCAATGTTCAGGAAGTtcgggaagaagaagaagctgctgCCAAAGAAATTACTGAAGAGGAAAATACTCTGCTAGGCAATGTAGGAGTGGTAGAAACTAAAACATCTGGCGCCTCAGCCTTCGATGCTTCGTCAGAGGTCCAGCCATTTTACCCTCCTGGTCGTATAATGCATATCGTCTCTGTACCAGTTGAGACGAGGAGAAACTCCACctcgtcctcctcttcttctgatgaggatgatgatgataataaccCAATCACCGCCAATATTGAAGAACGTGTTGGCATTTATGAAACACCTCGACAACTGTATAGCAAGCttcgactttcaagaactatgattAATGATCATTTTATGCCAATGTATAGGAAAATGATGGAACAGTTGATTAGTGAACTAGAAAAGGATGAAGATTACTGTACACATACAatgtga
- the LOC113353824 gene encoding mitochondrial metalloendopeptidase OMA1-like — MGIRKNPYSKRFHLILVSIDLEREIGEVMFNDLKKTYEGKILPETHPESVRVRSIGIEIIEALQRGLRYEKVGSGLGYSNEVQDDVMKVKRNRKKGATYHLEGLHWEILVVNEPRVNAISIPGGKIVVFTGLLDVFKTDAEIATIVAHEVGHLVARHKAEFVSKFTWLIILEVILNIGDEMSERITEAYKYLLLPSRRRNEMEADYIGLLLLASAGYDPQMAPQVYEKLGEFSGESPLDDDDSLASIRNKESRSTVPSQSYGRSPWHI; from the exons ATGGGGATTAGAAAGAATCCTTATTCAAAAAGATTTCATTTAATTCTTGTATCGATTGATTTGGAAAGAGAAATTGGAGAAGTCATGTTTAATGATCTAAAGAAAACTTATGAAGGGAAAATTCTTCCTGAAACACATCCGGAAAGTGTCAGGGTTAGATCAATAGGCATTGAGATAATTGAAGCTTTACAAAGGGGATTAAGGTATGAGAAAGTAGGGAGTGGTCTTGGATACAGCAATGAAGTTCAGGATGATGTTATGAAGGTGAAGAGAAATAGAAAGAAAGGTGCTACTTATCATTTGGAAGGACTACATTGGGAGATTTTGGTTGTTAATGAACCACGGGTTAATGCCATAAGTATTCCTGGTGGAAAGATTGTTGTTTTCACTGGTTTGCttgatgtttttaaaacagaTGCTGAGATAGCTACAATAGTCGCACATGAG GTTGGGCATCTTGTGGCAAGACATAAAGCAGAATTCGTCTCAAAGTTTACGTGGCTTATAATTCTGGAAGTAATTCTGAACATTGGTGATGAGATGAGTGAACGGATAACTGAGGCATATAAATATCTCTTGTTGCCTTCCCGTCGGAG GAATGAAATGGAGGCAGACTATATTGGGTTACTTTTGCTTGCCTCAGCTGGATACGATCCTCAGATGGCGCCACAAGTGTATGAGAAGCTTGGGGAGTTTAGTGGAGAGTCACCATTAGATGATGATGATAGTCTTGCATCCATCCGGAATAAAGAGAGCAGAAGTACTGTCCCGAGCCAAAGTTATGGGAGAAGCCCTTGGCATATATAA